The proteins below are encoded in one region of Pseudonocardia sp. DSM 110487:
- a CDS encoding DUF6879 family protein, with product MELLQGEAFDALFRDFAHHAFHLEVEDSYHTPEESGPFELFLTGRPDDFKWHQPWLDLVREATAVGRSLARVRVVSVPHVDYTRWGLAVAEHNIAAGEDIRWLPRHLIDAADLPGDDYWLFDDDRVVFTVFEPGGRFAGGAATTDPRIVGYCREVRDRVWKVAIPHRRYVVEADSPL from the coding sequence GTGGAGTTGCTGCAGGGTGAGGCGTTCGACGCGCTGTTCCGCGACTTCGCTCACCACGCCTTCCACCTGGAGGTGGAGGACAGTTACCACACCCCAGAGGAGTCCGGGCCATTCGAGCTTTTCCTGACCGGCCGGCCGGATGACTTCAAGTGGCACCAGCCCTGGCTCGACCTGGTCCGAGAGGCGACCGCTGTCGGCCGAAGCCTCGCGCGCGTGCGAGTCGTCTCCGTCCCGCACGTCGACTACACCCGATGGGGCCTGGCCGTCGCGGAGCACAACATCGCCGCCGGCGAGGATATCCGCTGGTTGCCCCGCCATCTCATCGATGCGGCGGACCTGCCGGGCGACGACTACTGGTTGTTCGACGACGACCGGGTCGTGTTCACCGTCTTCGAACCCGGTGGACGATTCGCCGGCGGGGCTGCCACGACCGACCCCCGGATCGTCGGCTACTGCCGGGAGGTGCGCGACCGGGTATGGAAGGTCGCAATCCCTCACAGGAGGTACGTCGTCGAGGCTGACTCGCCACTGTGA
- a CDS encoding LCP family protein produces the protein MDARSTARAVLRAVTALASAAALVTTGFVWSLQQRVDTTVVSSVAAIPTPRPTPPGRPFTALLVGLDARTDAQGDSLPPAVLDALHAGPDEGQLHTDTIILVHVPANPGERAAAISIPRDSFVPIAGGHGTHKINSAYRRGMQDAEEALRAQGIDGAELDRQAREAGRRTLVATVEQLTGARIDHFAEIGMAGFVELTEALGGVPVCLNGPVHDSYSGVDLPAGEQLVSGPGALAFVRQRHGLEDGDLDRIARQQAFAASLAQRVLAPGTLGDPTQLQRLVDIATRYVVLDVGWNLDQALAQMRRVSGDSLSFHTIPTGRPDLRTPVDGVAVQIDRDAVRTFVGSLLGPAATPPTATSPPTTQPSAPPTTARRIADDDDPIIVQRADTPESGTSAPTTSSRPVITADGVPCVD, from the coding sequence ATGGACGCAAGAAGCACGGCGCGCGCGGTCCTCCGCGCCGTCACCGCGCTCGCGTCCGCCGCAGCACTCGTCACCACCGGGTTCGTCTGGTCGCTGCAGCAGCGGGTCGACACCACGGTCGTCAGCAGCGTGGCGGCCATCCCGACACCGCGCCCCACGCCGCCGGGCCGGCCGTTCACGGCGCTGCTGGTCGGCCTCGACGCACGTACCGACGCGCAGGGCGACTCGCTCCCTCCCGCTGTGCTCGACGCGCTGCACGCAGGCCCGGACGAGGGCCAGCTGCACACCGACACGATCATCCTCGTGCACGTGCCGGCGAACCCGGGAGAGCGGGCGGCCGCCATCTCGATCCCGCGGGACTCGTTCGTCCCGATCGCGGGCGGCCACGGGACTCACAAGATCAATTCCGCTTACCGCCGCGGGATGCAGGACGCCGAGGAGGCCCTGCGCGCGCAGGGAATCGACGGCGCGGAGCTCGACCGGCAGGCCCGCGAGGCCGGACGGCGCACGCTGGTCGCCACGGTGGAGCAGCTGACCGGGGCGCGAATCGACCACTTCGCCGAGATCGGCATGGCCGGGTTCGTCGAGCTCACCGAGGCGCTCGGCGGGGTGCCGGTATGCCTGAACGGCCCCGTCCACGACTCCTACTCCGGGGTCGATCTGCCGGCGGGCGAGCAACTGGTGAGCGGCCCGGGCGCGCTCGCGTTCGTGCGGCAGCGGCACGGGCTCGAGGACGGCGACCTCGACCGCATCGCCCGCCAGCAGGCCTTCGCCGCCAGCCTGGCGCAGCGGGTGCTCGCGCCCGGCACGCTCGGCGATCCCACGCAGTTGCAGCGCCTCGTGGACATCGCCACCCGATACGTCGTGCTGGACGTCGGCTGGAACCTCGACCAGGCCCTCGCCCAGATGCGCCGGGTCTCCGGCGACTCGTTGAGCTTCCACACCATCCCGACCGGCCGCCCCGACCTGCGCACCCCCGTCGACGGCGTCGCCGTGCAGATCGACCGCGACGCAGTGCGGACGTTCGTCGGCTCGCTGCTCGGGCCGGCCGCCACACCCCCGACGGCGACATCGCCGCCCACCACCCAGCCGTCCGCGCCGCCCACCACGGCGCGGCGCATCGCCGACGACGACGACCCGATCATCGTGCAGCGGGCCGACACGCCCGAGTCCGGCACCTCCGCCCCGACGACGAGCAGCCGTCCGGTGATCACCGCGGATGGCGTGCCCTGCGTCGACTGA
- a CDS encoding helix-turn-helix transcriptional regulator, which translates to MTSSVHQAREALGQRLRDVRKDARLMGRQLAELAGWHSSKVSKIEYGKQTPSEDDIRVWCTLASASDQIPELIATVRHIEAMYVEWRRMLGAGTRRRQQISRDLEAQTKLMRWYEPLLIPGILHTAEYATAIMRRVIDFYGIADDLESGVAGRMERQQILYRGDHRFHIVIAEQALHTTVGDAAVMVGQLDRILAVMALPRMHFGVIPVHAEYRVPTNQFIMFDDRLVQVETVSAELSISQPQEIALYLRAFAELDRQAVHGQAARELVAASLQRFAEVSSSEPDGQGLGRA; encoded by the coding sequence GTGACGAGTTCGGTTCATCAGGCCCGTGAGGCGCTCGGCCAGCGGCTGCGCGACGTCCGGAAGGACGCCCGGCTCATGGGGCGGCAGCTGGCAGAGCTCGCCGGCTGGCACAGCTCGAAGGTGTCGAAGATCGAGTACGGCAAGCAGACGCCGTCGGAGGATGACATCCGGGTCTGGTGCACGCTGGCATCGGCGAGCGATCAGATCCCGGAGCTGATCGCCACTGTGCGCCACATCGAAGCCATGTATGTGGAGTGGCGACGGATGCTCGGTGCGGGCACGCGGCGTCGCCAGCAGATCTCCCGCGACCTTGAAGCTCAGACCAAGCTCATGCGCTGGTACGAGCCGCTCCTGATCCCGGGAATCCTGCACACAGCCGAGTACGCCACGGCAATCATGCGCCGGGTGATCGACTTCTACGGTATCGCCGATGATCTCGAGTCGGGCGTCGCCGGCCGGATGGAGCGGCAGCAGATCCTCTATCGGGGCGACCACCGGTTCCACATCGTCATCGCTGAGCAGGCGCTGCACACCACCGTCGGCGATGCTGCCGTGATGGTTGGGCAGCTCGACCGGATACTCGCTGTAATGGCATTGCCTCGGATGCATTTCGGCGTGATTCCGGTGCATGCCGAGTACCGGGTGCCGACGAACCAGTTCATCATGTTCGACGATCGTCTCGTGCAGGTGGAGACCGTGTCGGCGGAGCTGTCGATCAGCCAGCCGCAGGAGATCGCGCTCTACCTACGCGCCTTCGCTGAACTTGACCGGCAGGCCGTTCACGGGCAGGCGGCCCGGGAACTCGTTGCCGCATCGCTGCAGCGGTTCGCGGAGGTCAGTTCGAGCGAGCCCGATGGTCAGGGCCTTGGCCGAGCCTGA
- a CDS encoding VOC family protein, with product MTTSTKTRAIARFSVVALDCPDPAALARFYSALTGWPLDPPGQSDGWVQLDPPDGRGAALAFQKVSSEYRPPQWPGQDVPQQLHIDFDVSDLDEGEREVLAIGARKHELQPAPDRFRIYLDPAGHPFCLVRV from the coding sequence GTGACCACCTCCACGAAAACGCGGGCTATCGCCAGATTCAGCGTCGTCGCGCTCGACTGCCCCGACCCGGCCGCCCTCGCTCGCTTCTACAGCGCACTCACCGGCTGGCCGCTGGATCCACCCGGCCAGTCCGACGGCTGGGTCCAACTCGACCCGCCCGACGGCCGCGGTGCCGCGCTCGCCTTCCAGAAGGTGTCGTCCGAGTACCGCCCGCCGCAGTGGCCCGGCCAGGATGTGCCGCAGCAGCTGCACATCGACTTCGACGTGTCCGACCTGGACGAGGGCGAGCGGGAGGTGCTGGCGATCGGCGCCCGCAAGCACGAGCTGCAGCCCGCGCCGGACCGGTTCCGGATATACCTCGACCCGGCAGGCCACCCGTTCTGCCTCGTGCGGGTCTGA
- a CDS encoding S9 family peptidase codes for MTDSFPRRQARTRRFTLGAPRGITVSPDGERVVFLRSRGGTDPLTCLWTLDLGTGEERLVADPLHLEGSADGTDDEDLPPEEKARRERSREQAGGVVGYAADRPVTMAAFTLSGRLYLADFVGGLTPRLVDTPAGVIDPRPDPHGLRVAFVRGGALHVHDITSRITTALAEPDGPDVTYGLADFVAAEEMGRMRGYWWAPDGESLLVARVDDAEVRRWHIADPANPEREPAVVAYPAAGTPNARVTLEVIALDGTVVPVRWDTERDEYLADAAWDGHGLLIVVQPRDQRALRVLRVDPDTGATTPVHEQTDPLWVDIVPGVPAHTESGALVTVGNLEGSLRLVVDGKPVTPPSLQVRDVADVDGDVVLFRGSDDPTSIGLWTWGPDGLAAVTSGPGVHSGRLVAGTLVVTRQDLDTDGTTTTVQRGGAERTIASFADLPGLTPRITLVNAGERELRTAVLLPTGHEPGTRLPVLMDPYGGPHAQRVLAARGAHLTSQWFADQGFAVVVVDGRGTPGRGPAFERAVHGDLAEPVLRDQVDALHAVAERYPDLDLTRVGIRGWSFGGYLAALAVLRRPDVFHAAVAGAPVTDWALYDTHYTERYLGRPDTDPDAYARSSLIGDAPSLTRPLLLVHGLADDNVVAAHTLRLSSALLAAGRPHSVLPLSGVTHMTPQEVVAENLLLLQVQFLRQALDLRS; via the coding sequence GTGACCGACAGCTTCCCGCGCCGGCAGGCCCGCACCCGTCGCTTCACCCTCGGCGCCCCGCGCGGCATCACCGTCTCCCCCGACGGCGAGCGGGTGGTGTTCCTGCGCAGCCGCGGCGGCACCGACCCCCTCACCTGCCTCTGGACCCTCGACCTCGGCACCGGCGAGGAGCGGCTGGTCGCCGACCCGCTGCACCTGGAAGGCAGCGCTGACGGGACCGACGACGAGGACCTGCCGCCCGAGGAGAAGGCCCGCCGCGAACGCAGCCGGGAGCAGGCGGGCGGCGTGGTCGGCTACGCGGCCGACCGGCCGGTCACCATGGCCGCGTTCACCCTCTCCGGCCGGCTCTACCTCGCCGACTTCGTGGGCGGGCTCACCCCGCGCCTCGTCGACACCCCGGCCGGCGTGATCGACCCGCGGCCGGACCCCCACGGGCTCAGGGTCGCGTTCGTCCGCGGCGGGGCGCTGCACGTCCACGACATCACCTCGCGCATCACCACCGCGCTCGCCGAACCGGACGGCCCGGACGTCACCTACGGCCTCGCCGACTTCGTGGCGGCCGAGGAGATGGGCCGGATGCGCGGCTACTGGTGGGCGCCGGACGGCGAGTCGCTGCTGGTCGCGCGCGTGGACGACGCCGAGGTGCGGCGCTGGCACATCGCCGACCCGGCCAACCCGGAACGTGAGCCCGCCGTCGTGGCGTATCCCGCGGCGGGCACGCCCAACGCCCGGGTCACGCTCGAAGTGATCGCGCTCGACGGCACGGTCGTGCCGGTGCGGTGGGACACCGAGCGGGACGAGTACCTCGCCGACGCCGCATGGGACGGCCACGGCCTGCTGATCGTCGTCCAGCCGCGCGACCAGCGGGCCCTGCGGGTGCTGCGCGTCGACCCGGACACCGGGGCGACGACCCCGGTGCACGAGCAGACCGACCCGCTCTGGGTCGACATCGTCCCCGGCGTGCCCGCCCACACCGAGTCCGGTGCGCTCGTGACGGTCGGCAACCTCGAGGGCAGCCTGCGGCTCGTCGTCGACGGGAAACCGGTGACGCCCCCGTCGCTGCAGGTGCGCGACGTCGCGGACGTCGACGGCGACGTCGTGCTGTTCCGCGGGAGCGACGACCCCACCTCGATCGGCCTCTGGACGTGGGGACCCGACGGCCTCGCCGCGGTCACCTCCGGCCCGGGCGTGCACAGCGGGCGGCTCGTCGCGGGCACGCTGGTGGTCACCCGGCAGGACCTCGACACCGACGGCACGACCACCACCGTCCAGCGGGGCGGGGCCGAGCGCACGATCGCATCGTTCGCCGACCTCCCCGGCCTCACGCCGCGGATCACGCTGGTCAACGCGGGCGAGCGCGAGCTGCGCACCGCGGTGCTGCTCCCGACCGGCCACGAGCCGGGCACCCGGCTCCCGGTCCTGATGGACCCCTACGGCGGCCCGCACGCCCAGCGCGTGCTCGCCGCCCGCGGCGCGCACCTCACCAGCCAGTGGTTCGCCGACCAAGGCTTCGCCGTGGTGGTCGTCGACGGGCGCGGCACGCCGGGGCGCGGGCCCGCATTCGAGCGGGCGGTGCACGGCGACCTGGCGGAGCCGGTGCTGCGGGACCAGGTCGACGCGCTGCACGCGGTGGCCGAGCGGTACCCGGACCTCGACCTCACGCGCGTCGGGATCAGGGGCTGGTCCTTCGGTGGCTACCTCGCCGCGCTCGCGGTGCTGCGCAGACCGGACGTCTTCCACGCGGCCGTTGCAGGCGCCCCGGTCACCGACTGGGCGCTGTACGACACCCACTACACCGAGCGCTACCTCGGCCGCCCGGACACCGACCCCGATGCCTACGCCCGCTCGTCCCTGATCGGCGACGCACCGTCGCTCACCCGGCCGCTGCTGCTCGTGCACGGGCTCGCCGACGACAACGTGGTGGCCGCCCACACGCTGCGCCTGTCCTCGGCCCTGCTCGCCGCGGGGCGGCCGCACAGCGTGCTGCCACTGTCGGGCGTCACGCACATGACGCCGCAGGAGGTGGTGGCGGAGAACCTGCTCCTGCTGCAGGTCCAGTTCCTCCGGCAGGCCCTCGACCTGAGGTCGTGA